One stretch of Lacimicrobium alkaliphilum DNA includes these proteins:
- the aroB gene encoding 3-dehydroquinate synthase has product MNTLNVELGERSYPIYIGVNILRQPQQLRQHLSSNKVIVITNEVVDVLYGAQVMDLLTGLDADKLVLPDGEQYKSIASFERIMTHLLECNAARDTTLIALGGGVIGDLTGFVAACYQRGVPFIQIPTTLLSQVDSSVGGKTAVNHPLGKNMIGAFYQPKAVIIDTMTLCSLPKREFAAGMAEVIKYGVIYDAEFFDWLEQHQQGLLDKDQALLQDVVHRCCEIKARIVAEDEQEKGLRALLNLGHTFGHAIEAEMGYGNWLHGEAVATGIVLASVVAQHKNWLSASEVCRIVDLLKAFGLPVRAPEKMNFDSFMRHMRHDKKVQANRIRFVIPDAIGSAVVTDDVDEALLKEILDAS; this is encoded by the coding sequence ATGAACACACTGAATGTTGAATTGGGTGAGCGTAGTTACCCTATCTATATCGGCGTCAATATCCTGCGCCAGCCACAGCAGTTGCGTCAGCACCTTAGCAGCAACAAGGTCATTGTTATTACCAATGAGGTTGTTGATGTGCTCTATGGCGCCCAGGTGATGGACCTGCTCACAGGGCTGGACGCCGACAAACTGGTACTGCCTGATGGTGAGCAATATAAATCTATTGCCAGCTTCGAGCGCATTATGACCCACCTGCTGGAGTGTAATGCTGCCCGCGACACCACCCTTATTGCCCTGGGCGGCGGTGTGATCGGTGATCTGACCGGCTTTGTGGCTGCCTGCTACCAGCGTGGCGTTCCCTTTATTCAGATACCCACCACACTGCTTTCGCAGGTGGACTCCTCTGTGGGCGGCAAAACCGCCGTCAATCATCCTCTTGGCAAAAACATGATCGGGGCCTTCTATCAGCCTAAAGCGGTGATCATCGATACCATGACCTTATGCAGCCTGCCCAAGCGGGAGTTTGCCGCCGGTATGGCTGAAGTGATCAAGTACGGCGTTATCTATGACGCTGAGTTTTTCGACTGGCTGGAGCAGCATCAGCAAGGGCTGCTGGATAAAGATCAGGCCCTGCTGCAGGACGTAGTGCACCGTTGTTGTGAGATTAAAGCCCGTATTGTTGCCGAGGATGAGCAGGAAAAAGGACTCAGAGCGCTGCTGAATCTTGGGCATACTTTTGGCCATGCCATTGAGGCCGAAATGGGCTATGGCAACTGGTTGCACGGTGAAGCTGTCGCAACAGGCATTGTTCTTGCTTCTGTGGTTGCACAGCACAAAAACTGGCTCAGTGCGTCAGAAGTTTGTCGTATTGTCGATTTACTCAAGGCCTTTGGATTGCCGGTCAGGGCACCTGAAAAAATGAATTTCGACAGTTTTATGCGACACATGCGCCATGACAAAAAAGTTCAGGCCAACCGTATCCGCTTTGTGATCCCTGATGCCATTGGCAGTGCTGTAGTGACAGACGACGTAGATGAGGCATTGTTAAAAGAGATTCTCGATGCCTCCTGA
- the aroK gene encoding shikimate kinase AroK — protein MAEKRNIFLVGPMGAGKSTIGKHLADELHLDFYDSDQEIERRTGADIAWVFDLEGEEGFRVREEGVINDLTEMQGIVLATGGGSVISKNVRNRLAARGIVVYLQTTIDKQVARTQRDKRRPLLQNNDPETVLRNLAEERNPLYEEVADYVVQTDDQSARAVASQIIEKIGL, from the coding sequence ATGGCCGAAAAACGTAATATCTTTTTGGTAGGGCCAATGGGTGCGGGTAAAAGCACTATTGGTAAACACCTTGCAGACGAACTTCATTTAGACTTTTACGACTCAGATCAGGAAATTGAGCGCCGTACGGGTGCAGATATTGCCTGGGTATTCGATCTGGAAGGCGAGGAAGGATTCCGGGTTCGGGAAGAAGGCGTGATCAACGACCTGACCGAAATGCAGGGCATCGTGCTGGCCACCGGCGGAGGCTCGGTAATCAGCAAGAACGTGCGCAATCGTCTTGCCGCCAGAGGCATAGTGGTCTATCTGCAAACCACTATCGATAAGCAGGTTGCCAGAACTCAGCGTGACAAACGCCGTCCTTTGTTGCAGAACAATGATCCGGAAACGGTGTTACGCAACCTGGCAGAAGAGCGCAACCCGCTGTACGAAGAAGTGGCAGATTATGTGGTACAGACTGACGATCAGAGTGCCCGCGCCGTTGCCAGTCAGATTATCGAGAAAATCGGACTCTAA